GCACCATCCACGGCACAGCCCAGGCACGCTCCTCACCCTCTGCGAGGTGCAGATGAGTACGACCCGGAAGACTCCGACGAGCCAGGACGCCGCGTCCGCAGGACCGCAGCCGCAGCTGCAGCCGCCGGAAGGGGAGCCGCCGCGGGGCGGCGAGCGGCCGTTCGCGTGGCTGCGCGCGCTCGGGCCGCGCGGCCGCCGTGCCTTCGCCGGCGCGTTCGGCGGGTACGCCCTGGACTCCTACGACTTCTTCACGCTGCCGCTGAGCATGGTGGCCATCGCCGCCTACTTCGGCCTCGACAGCGGCCAGACCGGGCTGCTGACCACCGTCACGCTGGTCGTGTCGGCCGTCGGTGGCGCCCTCGCCGGGATCCTGGCCGACCGGATCGGCCGCGTGCGCGCGCTGATGATCACCGTCATGACGTACGCGGTCTTCACGGTCGCCTGCGGTTTCGCGACGGACTACGGGACGCTGCTGGTCTTCCGTGCCCTGCAGGGCCTCGGCTTCGGCGGCGAGTGGGCGGTCGGCGCGATCCTCGTCGCCGAGTACGCGTCCGCGCGGCACCGGGGGCGCACCCTGGGCGGCGTGCAGAGCGCGTGGGCGGCCGGCTGGGCGCTCGCCGTCGTCGTGTACACCCTGGTCTTCCACTTCCTGGACCCCGACACCGCGTGGCGCGTGATGTTCTGGACGGGCGCGCTGCCCGCGCTCCTGGTGGTCTACGTCCGGCGGAACGTGCGGGACGCCCCGGAGGCCGAGCGGATCCGGCGGGCCAGTGCCCGGCGCGGTTCGTTCGCGGAGATCTTCCGCTCCCGGCTGGGGCGCACCACGCTGTTCGCGGTGCTGCTGTCCACCGGTGTGCAGGGCGGTTACTACACACTGGCCACATGGGTGCCCACCTACCTCAAGACGGAGCGCGGCCTCACCGTCGTCGGCACCGGCGGCTACCTGGCGTTCCTCATATCCGGCGCCTTCATCGGCTACCTGACCGGCGGGTACCTGACGGACCGGCTCGGCCGGAAGCGGAACATCGCGCTGTTCGCCGTCCTGTCGGCGGTGTGCATCGTGGCGTACACGAACATCCCCGCCGGGGCGGACGGGCTGGTGCTCGTCCTCGGCTTCCCGCTCGGGTTCTGCATGTCCGCGATCTTCAGCGGTTTCGGTTCGTTCCTCGCCGAGCTCTACCCGACGTCGGTGCGCGGCACGGGGCAGGGGTTCACGTACAACACGGGCCGCGCGGTGGGGGCGTTCTTCCCGACGCTGGTCGGCTTCCTCGCCGGGAGTTGGGGCGTCGGCGGGGCCCTGGTGTTCGGGGCGGTGGGGTACGGCATCGCCGTGCTGGCCCTGCTCGGGCTGCCCGAGACGCGCGGACGGGAGCTGTCGTGACGGATGGTGGAGGAGGGGCGGTGCGCGCTCCTGCCGTACGAACGGAATTCCGGAGGGGTCGACGGACGTGACCTGGGCATCGATGGACCTCAACGCCGATCTCGGTGAGGGCTTCGGCCGCTGGCGGCTGACCGACGACGAACAGCTCCTGTCGGTGGTGACCAGCGCGAACGTGGCCTGCGGCTTCCACGCGGGCGACGCGGTGACGATGCGCCGCGTGTGCGCCCTCGCCGCCGAGCGGGGGGTGCGCATCGGCGCCCAGGTCTCCTACCGCGACCTCGCCGGCTTCGGGCGGCGGGCCATGGACGTACCGCCGGACGAGCTGGCGGCCGAGGTGGCCTACCAGATCGGCGCACTGGAGGTCTTCGCTCGGGCGGCCGGGGCGGCGGTGGCGTACGTCAAGCCGCACGGCGCCCTGTACAACCGCGTGGTGCGGGACGGCGTGCAGGCCCGTGCCGTGGTCGAGGGGGTGCTGCTGGCCGGCGGGGGGCTGCCCCTGCTGTGCCTGCCCGGTTCGGCGCTGCACCGGAGCGCCGGGGAAGTGGGGCTGCCGGTGGTGGCGGAGGCGTTCGCGGACCGGGCGTACACGGCGGACGGCACCCTCGTGCCGCGGACGGAGGAGGGCGCCGTCCTGCACGACCCGGCGGAGGTGGTGGAGCGGTCCGTGGCCATCGCGCGGTCCGGGACGGTGACCTCGCACGGCGGACGGCCCGTCCCCGTCCGGGCCCGGTCGCTGTGCGTGCACGGCGACACCCCCGGGGCCGTGGAGCTGGCCCGGCGGGTGCGGGCGGCGCTGGAGGACGCCGGCGTCCGGGTGGAGGCGTTCGCATGAGGGCCCTCGAGGTGGGCGAGCGGGCGTTGCTGCTGG
This portion of the Streptomyces changanensis genome encodes:
- a CDS encoding MFS transporter, which produces MSTTRKTPTSQDAASAGPQPQLQPPEGEPPRGGERPFAWLRALGPRGRRAFAGAFGGYALDSYDFFTLPLSMVAIAAYFGLDSGQTGLLTTVTLVVSAVGGALAGILADRIGRVRALMITVMTYAVFTVACGFATDYGTLLVFRALQGLGFGGEWAVGAILVAEYASARHRGRTLGGVQSAWAAGWALAVVVYTLVFHFLDPDTAWRVMFWTGALPALLVVYVRRNVRDAPEAERIRRASARRGSFAEIFRSRLGRTTLFAVLLSTGVQGGYYTLATWVPTYLKTERGLTVVGTGGYLAFLISGAFIGYLTGGYLTDRLGRKRNIALFAVLSAVCIVAYTNIPAGADGLVLVLGFPLGFCMSAIFSGFGSFLAELYPTSVRGTGQGFTYNTGRAVGAFFPTLVGFLAGSWGVGGALVFGAVGYGIAVLALLGLPETRGRELS
- a CDS encoding LamB/YcsF family protein, which encodes MTWASMDLNADLGEGFGRWRLTDDEQLLSVVTSANVACGFHAGDAVTMRRVCALAAERGVRIGAQVSYRDLAGFGRRAMDVPPDELAAEVAYQIGALEVFARAAGAAVAYVKPHGALYNRVVRDGVQARAVVEGVLLAGGGLPLLCLPGSALHRSAGEVGLPVVAEAFADRAYTADGTLVPRTEEGAVLHDPAEVVERSVAIARSGTVTSHGGRPVPVRARSLCVHGDTPGAVELARRVRAALEDAGVRVEAFA